A stretch of Gouania willdenowi chromosome 21, fGouWil2.1, whole genome shotgun sequence DNA encodes these proteins:
- the lnpa gene encoding endoplasmic reticulum junction formation protein lunapark-A, which translates to MGAQISWWRSKPSTVEILEGIDKDVQILNEYNQKYQRQLKQWVGRLLMHSSLLYLITFMVVYFWFLPKQPMGRFIISLFFIIFPFLVWAIRKLLIIIFTRRIEKNNEKLEDLKARKRKILEEVMETETYRNAKIILERFDPNSKRTTEIESTPIRPHLTPKPGQELRQRNVNSQIPPAMMSPASAAAAAARPPLASGPTYPGRSSHSAPGGPPERSLSAIAAQQSLIRKPVTSGTPVPGVGMHPPGPHLSRPVLPRERGAFDRVLEYLVGAGPQNRYALVCQQCLSHNGMALKEEFEYIAFRCAYCYFLNPARKTRPQAPRLPEATREPRPTMEPVLLSSGAAEPEDNHVPSGKSTPTDVPPRTETPEQGTPTSAEPGSASINQNTPESQEVPVEKSDTEHDVSAMEVE; encoded by the exons ATGGGAGCCCAGATCTCATGGTGGAGG TCAAAACCATCCACTGTGGAGATTCTGGAAGGGATTGACAAG gACGTTCAGATTCTAAATGAGTACAACCAGAAGTATCAAAGGCAGTTGAAGCAATGGGTCGGACGGCTGCTGATGCATTCGTCCCTTCTCTACTTGATCACTTTCatggttgtgtatttttggttccTCCCCAAGCAGCCAATGGGACGCTTCATcatctctctttttttcataATCTTTCCCTTTTT AGTTTGGGCGATTCGAAAACTGCTCATAATTATTTTCACTAGAAGAATTGAAAAGAACA ATGAAAAGTTGGAAGATCTTAAAGCCAGAAAAAGGAAGATA CTTGAAGAAGTTATGGAAACTGAAACTTATAGAAACGCCAAAATTATCCTGGAGAGGTTTGATCCCAACTCCAAACGAACAACA GAAATTGAATCCACTCCAATCAGACCTCATCTCACTCCGAAACCAGGACAAG AGCTTCGCCAGCGCAATGTCAACTCACAGATCCCCCCGGCAATGATGAGTCCTGCAAGCGCTGCTGCTGCCGCCGCCCGCCCTCCTCTTGCCTCGGGGCCCACCTATCCAGGACGATCCTCCCACTCTGCTCCTGGTGGACCCCCAGAGAGAAGCCTGTCAGCCATTGCTGCTCAGCAGAGCTTGATAAGGAAGCCCGTGACCTCTGGAACACCTGTTCCAGGAGTCG GGATGCACCCCCCAGGCCCACATCTGTCCAGACCAGTGCTGCCCAGAGAAAGAGGGGCTTTTGACCGAGTCCTTGAGTATCTAGTAGGCGCTGGGCCTCAAAACAG atACGCTCTCGTATGTCAGCAGTGTTTGTCCCATAACGGCATGGCATTAAAAGAAGAATTTGAATACATCG CCTTCAGATGTGCCTATTGTTATTTCTTGAATCCTGCGAGAAAAACCAGGCCTCAGGCACCCAGACTCCCCGAGGCCACCCGTGAACCAAGACCAACAATGGAGCCAGTGTTACTATCATCTGGTGCTGCTGAACCTGAAGACAACCATGTTCCTtcag GGAAATCGACACCCACTGATGTCCCACCTAGAACAGAAACCCCCGAGCAAGGCACACCAACGTCTGCAGAACCTGGTTCTGCTTCAATCAACCAAAATACCCCCGAGTCACAGGAAGTTCCTGTCGAGAAATCCGACACCGAGCACGATGTGTCTGCCATGGAAGTGGAATGA